A region from the Acyrthosiphon pisum isolate AL4f chromosome A1, pea_aphid_22Mar2018_4r6ur, whole genome shotgun sequence genome encodes:
- the LOC100144773 gene encoding membrane alanyl aminopeptidase N precursor (The RefSeq protein has 11 substitutions compared to this genomic sequence): MFKLVAVLSAALLCALVRGQEDADDKKMDVFRLPENTSPESYDLWFAPNMNDWTFEGCAKILVNINTPDTIAVTLNLNNLTVTNVSATDVSNNRDMVVAGLEYQTKNEQFVIRFQKAVPKDRQLLVTIKYKGYIRDDNTGLYRSSYIEDGVTKWLAVTQFEPTSARLAFPCYDEPMYKAKFNITVVKQNGQTVLSNMPILKIEEGSKNTTVYFKETPPMSTYLAAIYVGEFVPKKNDSKITIYTYKGKQGQTEYVATEAPKHLKVLEKYTGINYMLPKMDLLAIPDFRAGAMENWGMNTYKESLLLLSNDSKTKIKIQSSEIVQHEFTHQWFGNLVTCKWWDYLWLNEGFAAYFQYFATGMVRTSWPMEELFLIDEFQNSMAYDQTPRHPITTSVNTPQETVDIFDAITYRKAASVLRMLRYTVTENLFQLSLQYYLKQFSYKAADPTNLFSAFDNVLYDKNYEIGNGLTVNEFMSNWTLQSGYPVLNVTRNATTNTFSVTQRQFYVNKTDTTINETAAWHICLTYITDVSKNFTYNSSSSVWTNKESPLTVFEAPEDINWYLFNPKAIGFYRVNYDVNNWMALIKQLNETPTDIHVLSRAQLIDDAFNLARSGQLDYSVALHLSKYLKYENNTTPWYSAMNVFSYLLERMPRSDEGYEDFKSHVSSLAGTIYKKLEDLVSSGNTEFKVLSAWETFSSWACRLENKYCLTKAQEYFNKWQAGEKIPADIKDAAFCIGVKNSNGSSVFNNMLALYNSTNSISEKSSAESALGCSTNRTQLSEYINHILDGPNGLIKYKDMRSVVSAISVTPLGLDVLYEFMSTNINITMDQLPNGEDIITFIYSTLASKVTNDDEIEKINNFKNNSTVRASVRPMFENSYKVVEYNLEWFDSYSVGINQWTSAYGEKEPQDIEITTLPPTTIAAGTTTGSTSMNVTVKISTTTPKPSSATLNAYSSLVILQLTVFTVLIKTYFL, encoded by the exons ATGTTCAAACTCGTCGCGGTCCTATCAGCGGCGCTGCTGTGCGCCCTGGTCCGTGGACAAGAAGATGCAGATGACAAGAAGATGGACGTATTCCGGTTGCCAGAAAATACGAGCCCCGAGTCGTACGATTTGTGGTTCGCTCCAAACATGAGTGACTGGACGTTCGAAGGCTGTGCCAAAATATTAGTGAATATTAACACTCCAGGCACCATCGCGGTGACGCTCAACCTAAACAACCTAACGGTGACTAACGTGTCGGCTACGGATGTCTTGAATAACCGGGACATGGTGGTTGCCGGGTTAGAGTACCAGACCAAAAACGAACAATTcgtaatccgttttcaaaaggCCGTACCCAAGGATAGACAGTTGCTAGTGACCATCAAATACAAAGGGTACATCCGGGACGATAATACAGGTCTATACAGGAGCTCTTATATTGAAGATGGAGTGACAAA GTGGTTGGCCGTGACGCAATTTGAACCGAGGTCCGCGAGGTTAGCGTTCCCGTGCTATGATGAACCTATGTACAAGGCCAAGTTTAACATAACGGTGGTGAAGCAAAATGGTCAGACGGTATTGTCCAATATGCCAATCCTAAAAATCGAAGAAGG ttCAAAAAACACCACTGTTTACTTCAAAGAAACTCCGCCGATGTCCACTTACTTGGCGGCCATTTATGTGGGTGAATTCGTGCCAAACAAAAAtgattcaaaaataacaatttatacatacaaaGGAAAGCAGGGTCAAACTGAATATGTAGCAACCGAAGCTCCAAAACACCTCAAAGTGCTGGAGGAGTACACGGGCATCAATTACATGCTTCCCAAAATGGATCTGTTGGCGATACCCGATTTCCGTGCCGGAGCCATGGAAAATTGGGGAATGAACACATACAA GGAGTACTTATTGTTGTTGTCAAATGattcaaaaacgaaaattaaaatCCAGTCGTCAGAAGTTGTGCAACACGAGTTCACACATCAGTGGTTCGGCAACCTGGTCACCTGCAAGTGGTGGGATTATTTATGGCTGAACGAGGGTTTCGCAGAATACTTCCAATACTTTGCAACCGGCATG GTGAGGACTAGTTGGCCGATGGAAGAACTGTTCCTGATCGACCAGTTTCAGAATTCAATGGCATACGACCAGACTCCAAGACATCCCATAACCACATCTGTGAATACTCCCCAAGAGACTGTCGACATATTTGATGCCATAACGTATAGGAAGGCGGCGTCAGTTCTGAGAATGTTGAGATACACGGTGACCGAAAATCTGTTCCAATTGTCccttcaatattatttgaaacaattcag ttacaaagCAGCGGATCCTACAAACCTGTTTTCAGCATTTGACAATGTGTTATACGACAAGGATTATGAAATTGGGAATGGATTGACAGTAAACGAATTCATGTCAAATTGGACGTTACAATCGGGATATCCGGTTCTGAATGTTACGAGAAATGCAACtacaaatacattttcagtGACTCAA agACAATTTTACGTGAATAAGACCGATACAACCATCAACGAGACGGCGGCATGGCACATTTGTCTCACGTACATAACCGATGTAAGCAAAAATTTCACTTACAACAGTAGTTCTTCCGTCTGGACAAACAAAGAATCGCCGTTGACCGTTTTCGAAGCCCCCGAAGATATTAATTGGTACCTGTTTAACCCAAAAGCAATCG GTTTTTACAGAGTGAACTACGACGTCAACAACTGGATGGCGCTGATCAAGCAGCTGAACGAGACGCCCACCGATATCCATGTACTCAGCCGAGCTCAGCTGATAGACGACGCATTCAATTTGGCGAGGTCAGGCCAGTTGGACTATTCAGTGGCATTGCACTTGTCCAAATATCTGAAGTATGAAAACAACACTACACCGTGGTATTCGGCGATGAATGTCTTCTCGTACTTGTTAGAGCGCATGCCCCGTAGCGACGAAGGATACGAAGACTTCAag TCTCACGTCAGCAGTTTGGCTGGGACCATATACAAAAAGCTAGAAGACCTCGTGTCGAGCGGCAACACTGAGTTTAAAGTGTTGAGTGCTTGGGAAACATTTTCAAGTTGGGCGTGTAGGTTGGAGAACAAATACTGTTTGACGAAAGCACAGGAATACTTCAATAAATGGCAAGCCGGAGAAAA AATACCTGCTGATATCAAGGACGCGGCTTTCTGCATCGGAGTGAAGAACAGCAACGGTTCATCGGTATTTAACAAcatgttagcgttgtataataGCACGAACTCAATTTCAGAAAAATCTTCAGCTGAGTCTGCTTTAGGATGTTCTACCAACAGGACACAATTGTCTGA atatataaatcatatactaGATGGACCCAACGGACTGATCAAATATAAAGACATGAGATCCGTCGTGTCTGCAATATCAGTGACTCCATTGGGTCTCGATGTGCTATACGAATTTATGTCAACCAACATAAACATAACTATGGACCAGCTACCTAATGGTGAAGATATAATTACCTTTATATATTCAACCCTTGCTTCCAAGGTGACAAACGACGATGAAATCGAAAAG ataaacaattttaagaacAATTCCACTGTTCGAGCCTCTGTACGACCTATGTTTGAAAACTCGTACAAAGTGGTTGAATACAACTTGGAATGGTTCGACAGTTATTCTGTTGGCATTAACCAATGGACTTCAGCGTACGGAGAAAAAGAACCGCAGGATATTGAAATCACTACATTACCGCCTACGACGATCGCTGCAGGCACTACTACTGGTAGTACTAGTATGAATGTAACGGTTAAAATATCGACCACTACTCCAAAACCGTCGAGTGCAACTTTGAACGCGTACAGCAGTCTTGTGATTTTACAACTTACAGTCTTTACAGTACTGATAAAAACGtactttttgtaa